agcctctcaagtctgagctgtagttatcagagcctctcagtctgagctgtagttatcagagcctctcagtctgagctgtagttatcagagcctctcagtctgagctgtagttatcagagcctctcagtgagctgtagttatcagagcctctcagtgtgagctgtagttatcagagcctctcagtctgagctgtagttatcagagcctctcgtctgagctgtagttatcagagcctctcagtgtgagctgtagttatcagagcctctcagtctgagctgtagttatcagagcctctcagtctgagctgtagttatcagagcctctcagtctgagctgtagttatcatagcctctcagtctgagcttgtagttatcagagcctctcaggtCTGAGCTGTAGTATTAGAGCCTCTCagctctgagctgtagttatcagagcctctcagtctgagctgtagttatcagagcctctcagtctgagctgtagttatcagagcctctcagtctgagctgtagttatcagagcctctcactctgagctgtagttatcagagcctctcagtctgagctgtagttatcagagcctctcagtctgagctgtagttatcagagcctctcagtctgagctgtagttatcagagcctctcagtctgagctgtagttatcagagcctctcagtctgagctgtagttatcagagcctctcagtctgagctgttatcagagcctctcagtctgagctgtagttatcagagcctctcgtctgagctgtagttatcagagcctctcagtctgagctgtagttatcagagcctctcagtctgagctgtagttattcagagcctctcactctgagctgtagttatcagagcctctcatagtgagctgtagttatcagagccgctcagtctgagctgtagttatcagagcctctcagtcgaGCTGTAGTTATCAAGAGCCTCAGTCTGCTGTTATTCAGAgcctcagtgtgagctgtagttattagagccgctcagtgtgagctgtagttatcagagcctcttagtctgagctgtagttagagccgctcagtctgagctgtagttatcagagcctctcagtgtgagctgtagttatcagagcctccaGTCTGAGCTGATCTTCCACGTTGttgtttaaacagctccttattcCGTTAGCGTTGCTAgatagcaccagatgctaacaacaacaagtaACCGGTGCGCGCTCTCTCCCTTTCCGCTCACTCActctgacacacagagacccatCAGGGCTGTAATGTGTGTTCGGTGTGGCAGTGGGCATgtgggcaggccacatcatgtacgGACAGTCTGaggcagacccacatttgcgcagcattgcgttcacaatacatacaccAAAAGAAAATCCTCACGCCAGCAGGCCACACCTCAGACAGTATGTATGAGTGTGTGGTTCCTGTTGTGTAGAATAAGCTCGCACACACTCGGACCTCTGACCCTtcgacctctgacctctgaccccaggAGATGTTGACGGCTCAGTGGAAGCCCTCCTGAACATCCTGTCATCATACGACGCTCAGCTTCAGTGTCCTCTGGACATCCTGCACTACGGCATCGGAGACATCTCAGAGAACGACGTCAACATGGCCAACACCTTCTCAGGTACCAGAACTAGAACCACAACCAGAAGCAGAACTAGAACCAGAACCAGTGCTAGAACCAGAACTAGAACTAGAAACAGTACTAGAACCAGAACTAGAACTATAACCACAACCAGAACTAGAAGCAGTACtagaaccagaaccagaactAGAAACAGTACTAGAACCAGAACCACAACCAGAACTAGAACCAGTACtagaaccagaaccagaactAGAAACAGTACTAGAACCAGAACCACAACCAGAACTAGAACCAGTGCTAGAACCAGAACAGTGCtagaaccagaaccagaactAGAACTAGAAACATACTAGAACCATAACTAAAACTATACCAGAACCACAGAACTAGAAAGTACtagaaccagaaccagaactAGAATCAGTACTAGAACCAGAACCAGACTAGAACTATAACAAGAACTAGCAGAACCAGTGCTAGAACCAGACCAGAACCAGAACTATAACCAGCCACAACCAGAACTAGAACCAGTACTAGAACCAGAACTAGAACTATAACCAGAACTAGAACTATAACCAGAACTAGAAGCAGAACTAGAACCAGAACCAGTGCtagaaccagaaccagaactAGAACTATAACAAGAACTAGCAGCAGAACCAGTGCTAGAACCAGAACTATAACCAGAACCACAACCAGAACTAGAAGCAGTACtagaaccagaaccagaactAGAAGCAGTACtagaaccagaaccagaactAGAACTATAACCAGAACTAGAAGCAGAACTAGAACCAGAACCAGTGCTAGAACCAGAACTAGAACTAGAAACAGTACTAGAACTATAACCACAACCAGAACTAGAAACAGTGCTAGAACCAGTGCTAGAACTAGAACTAGAACTAGAAACAGTACTAGAACCAGAACTATAACCAGAACCACAACCAGAACTAGAACCAGTGAtagaaccagaaccagaactAGAACTAGAAACAGTACTAGAACCAGAACCACAACCAGTGCTAGAACCAGAACTAGAAGCAGTGCTATAACCAGAACCACAACCAGAACTAGAAGCAGTGCTAGAACCAGAACTAGAACCAGAATCACAACCAGAACTAGAAGCAGAACTAGAACTAGAACCAGAACCACAACCAGAACTAGAAGCAGTGCTAGAACCAGAACTAGAACtagaaccagaaccagaatcACAACCAGAACTAGAAGCAGAACTAGAACCAGTAATAGAACCAGAACTAGAACCAGAACCACAACCAGAACTAGAAGCAGTGCTAGAACCAGAACTAGAACCAGAACTAGAAGCAGTACTAGAACCAGAACTAGAAACAGTACTAGAACCAGAACCACAACCAGAACTAGAACCAGTGCTAGAACCAGACCAGTGCTAGAACCAGAACTAGAACTAGAAACAGTACTAGAACCATAACTAAAACTATAACCAGAACCACAACTAGAAGCAGTACtagaaccagaaccagaactAGAAACAGTACTAGAACCAGAACCACAACCAGAACTAGAACCAGTGCTAGAACCAGAATCAGTGCTAGAACCATAACTAAAACTATAACCAGAACCACAACTAGAAGCAGTACTAGAACCAGAACCAGTACTAGAACCAGAAGCAGTACtagaaccagaaccagaactAGAACTATAACAAGAACTAGCAGCAGAACCAGTGCtagaaccagaaccagaactAGAACTAGAACTATAACCAGAACCACAGCCAGAACTAGAAGCAGTACTAGAACCAGAACTAGAAACAGTACTAGAACCAGAACTAGAACTATAACCAGAACTAGAAGCAGAACtagaaccagaaccagaactATAACTAGAAACAGTGCTAGAACCAGTGCTAGAACTAGAACTAGAAACAGTACTAGAACCAGAACTATAACCAGAACCACAACCAGAACTAGAACCAGTGCtagaaccagaaccagaactAGAACCAGTGCTAGAACCAGAACCAGTGAtagaaccagaaccagaactAGAACTAGAAACAGTACTAGAACCAGAACCACAACCAGTGCTAGAACCAGAACTAGAAGCAGTGCTAGAACCAGAACTAGAACTATAACCAGAACCACAACCAGAACTAGAAGCAGTGCTAGAACCAGAACTAGAACtagaaccagaaccagaatcACAACCAGAACTAGAAGCAGAACTAGTACCAGTAAtagaaccagaaccagaactAGAACTAGAACCAGAACCACAACCAGAACTAGAAGCAGTGCTAGAACCAGAACTAGAAACAGTACtagaaccagaaccagaactAGAACTATAACCAGAACTAGAAGCAGAACTAGAACCAGAACCAGTGCtagaaccagaaccagaactAGAACTAGAAACAGTACTAGAACCAGAACTATAACCAGAACCACAACCAGAACTAGAACCAGTGCTAGAACCAGAACCAGTGAtagaaccagaaccagaactAGAACTAGAAACAGTACTAGAACCAGAACCACAACCAGTGCTAGAACCAGAACTAGAAGCAGTGCTAGAACCAGAACTAGAACTATAACCAGAACCACAACCAGAACTAGAACCAGAACTAGAACTATAACCAGAACCACAACCAGAACTAGAAGCAGAACTAGTACCAGTAATAGAACtagaaccagaaccagaatcACAACCAGAACTAGAAGCAGAACTAGTACCAGTAAtagaaccagaaccagaactAGAACTAGAACCAGAATCACAACCAGAACTAGAAGCAGTGCtagaaccagaaccagaacaAGAACTAGAACCAGTGCTAGAACCAGAACTAGAACTAGAACCAGAACCACAACCAGAACTAGAAGCAGTGCTAGAAGCAGAACTAGAACCAGAACTAGAAGCAGTGCtagaaccagaaccagaacaAGAACTAGAACCAGTGCtagaaccagaaccagaaccacaACCAGAACTAGAAGCAGTGCTAGAAGCAGAACTAGAAGCAGAACTAGAACCAGTGCtagaaccagaaccagaacaACCAGCGGGTTTactagaagtctatgaggaaatgttcctgctTCTCTCTTTATTGCCTCGTATAGAAGTCAATGTTCTCTGGCTCCATGTTCTCCCTCAGGTTCAGTCTACGGCTTTAACGTGGCGGCCAGTAAGTCGATCGTCCAGCTGGCGGAGAAGCTCTGCGTCCCGCTGAGACTTCACAACATCATCTACAAACTGATCGACGAGCTGAAGGACGAGCTGAGCAGCAAACTGCCGCCACTGAAGACTGAGAAAATCGTGGGTGAGGAAACATCTGCTGTCACATGACTGTATGAgcagaaggagagaaagaagacTTGGATGAACTGTAGCTTAGCATCAACGTGTGTCCAGATTGAAAGAGAACAGCTTCCTGTTTCAGCGTCAGGTGCACAATCATCCTCTAACCTGTGAGGCTGTGCAGCAGCATCCTCTGGCCCCAAAGCATGCTCGAACAGAGAGTCTTgattgtctgttgatgttccaCATGGAGCTGCTGGGATGCAAGGAGCATTTCAGACCTGACCGTTCGAGTGTTATCCTATCGTAACCTATCCATTCATAACGCCTGGAAGTGTCTGGAGAAGCAGGGTATTCCTGCTGATAGCGTTGAAGTGATCCCTGATCCaggatctgctctctgatccaGGTGAGGCGACGGTTCTCGCCATGTTCGACGTCTCCGTGGGGAAGAGGAAGCTTCCTGTGGCCGGCTGCAGGGTTCAGAAGGGTCTGCTGGACCGGAGGATGACGTTCAGACTGATCAGAGGACGAGACGCCATCTGGGAGGGTGAGTTAATATAATACAAAGTccagaagtcatgtgaccgtgctatagttcctttatagcccaacattagcctcctttagcttagcggtggtgacatgaagtcatgtgaccgtgctatagttc
The genomic region above belongs to Pseudochaenichthys georgianus unplaced genomic scaffold, fPseGeo1.2 scaffold_1022_arrow_ctg1, whole genome shotgun sequence and contains:
- the mtif2 gene encoding translation initiation factor IF-2, mitochondrial; translation: DVDGSVEALLNILSSYDAQLQCPLDILHYGIGDISENDVNMANTFSGSVYGFNVAASKSIVQLAEKLCVPLRLHNIIYKLIDELKDELSSKLPPLKTEKIVGEATVLAMFDVSVGKRKLPVAGCRVQKGLLDRRMTFRLIRGRDAIWEGPLLALKHHKDEVQTVKLGMECGLSADVEVEIRAGDVVVCFEELDVPQVTSWDPGF